A DNA window from Anastrepha ludens isolate Willacy chromosome 6, idAnaLude1.1, whole genome shotgun sequence contains the following coding sequences:
- the LOC128868597 gene encoding uncharacterized protein LOC128868597, whose translation MSKQVVILLIVILLVFGIFKSAIARGGGGHGGGHGGGFGGGRGGFGGGRGGFGRGFGPGRGFGPGRGFGPGFGRGFGPGRGFGRGFGPGRGFGPVFGGVDVITYERPYCPYYLWPCYY comes from the exons ATGTCAAAGCAGGTTGTAATATTACTCATCGTTATTTTGTTGGTGTTTGGCATCTTCAAATCGGCAATCGCTAGGGGAGGTGGAGGGCACGGCGGTGGACATGGAG GCGGATTTGGCGGTGGGCGAGGCGGATTTGGCGGTGGGCGAGGCGGTTTTGGCAGAGGTTTCGGTCCTGGACGCGGCTTCGGACCTGGGCGAGGTTTTGGTCCTGGATTTGGTAGGGGCTTTGGACCTGGGCGCGGTTTCGGTAGAGGCTTTGGGCCTGGGCGTGGTTTCGGTCCGGTCTTTGGCGGAGTTGATGTCATAACGTATGAACGACCATATTGCCCCTACTATCTTTGGCCGTGCTACTACTGA